A genomic stretch from Flavobacterium humidisoli includes:
- a CDS encoding DoxX family membrane protein: MKIATIIVRVLIGLLLLFASISYFFHLMPEPETTGNFKAFNVGLMASTYLMPLAKSIELLCGIAFVTGRYVTLANILILPITVNILFINYFLTPDGLPIAVLLFIGNLFLIYRYWDNYKSIFTA; encoded by the coding sequence ATGAAAATTGCCACAATTATTGTCCGCGTTTTAATCGGTCTTTTGCTGCTTTTCGCCTCTATCAGTTATTTTTTCCATCTAATGCCTGAGCCAGAAACTACAGGAAACTTTAAAGCTTTTAATGTAGGTTTAATGGCTTCTACGTATTTAATGCCACTGGCAAAATCTATCGAATTGTTGTGTGGAATTGCATTTGTAACTGGCCGTTATGTAACTTTAGCAAACATCTTGATCTTACCGATTACGGTAAATATTTTGTTTATCAATTATTTCCTTACTCCAGATGGTCTGCCAATTGCAGTTCTTTTGTTTATAGGAAATCTATTCTTGATTTACAGATATTGGGATAATTATAAAAGTATTTTTACTGCATAA
- a CDS encoding anthranilate synthase component I family protein produces MRVSIRKNIVNPKLFKEQILSWAQQFREVVFLDSNSYPQQYSNFDCILAVDAFTSLKTDYYNAFEDLKQYHQNTKDWLFGYLSYDLKNGIENLHSDNFDGLNFPDLFFFQPKKVFILKGNELEIQYLMLCDDEVEEDFEGIVESQKSKGESDEKLNIQQRISKELYIQKINKMLEHIHIGDMYEANFCMEFYAENAVINPLEKFQRLNEISQAPFSVFFKNYKHYLLSASPERYLKKVGDKIISQPIKGTSKRFADPIEDEKSKSVLVLDAKERAENIMITDLVRNDLSHTSQKGSVEVEELCGIYSFLQVHQMISTITSKLDPQYSAIDVLKTTFPMGSMTGAPKISVMEIVENLEETKRGLYSGAVGYFTPEGDFDFNVVIRSILYNEENKYVSFSVGSAITSLSIPEKEYEECLLKAKAMHEVLQ; encoded by the coding sequence TTGAGAGTTTCCATCCGTAAAAATATTGTTAATCCGAAACTGTTTAAAGAACAGATTTTAAGCTGGGCGCAGCAATTTCGCGAAGTCGTTTTTTTAGACAGCAATTCTTATCCGCAGCAATATTCTAATTTTGATTGCATATTGGCAGTAGATGCTTTTACATCTTTAAAAACAGATTATTACAATGCTTTTGAAGATTTAAAACAATATCATCAGAATACAAAAGACTGGCTTTTCGGATATCTTTCTTATGATTTAAAGAATGGTATTGAAAATCTTCATTCTGATAATTTTGATGGTTTGAACTTTCCTGATTTGTTTTTCTTTCAGCCTAAAAAAGTCTTTATCCTAAAAGGAAATGAACTTGAAATTCAATATTTAATGCTTTGCGATGATGAGGTTGAGGAGGATTTTGAAGGAATAGTCGAAAGTCAAAAGTCGAAAGGCGAAAGTGATGAAAAATTAAATATTCAACAGCGTATTTCTAAGGAATTATATATTCAGAAAATAAATAAAATGCTCGAACATATTCATATTGGAGATATGTACGAAGCAAATTTCTGTATGGAATTTTATGCTGAAAATGCCGTTATAAATCCGTTAGAAAAGTTTCAGAGATTGAATGAAATTTCACAGGCGCCTTTTTCAGTTTTCTTTAAAAATTACAAACACTATTTGCTTTCTGCTTCACCAGAACGCTATTTGAAAAAAGTTGGAGATAAGATTATTTCACAGCCAATCAAAGGTACTTCTAAGCGTTTTGCAGATCCCATTGAAGATGAAAAATCAAAGAGTGTTTTAGTTTTAGATGCCAAAGAGCGAGCGGAAAATATCATGATAACCGATTTAGTACGAAATGATTTGTCGCATACATCGCAAAAAGGTTCCGTTGAAGTCGAGGAACTTTGTGGTATTTATTCGTTTTTGCAAGTGCATCAGATGATTTCTACAATCACTTCAAAATTAGATCCGCAATATTCGGCAATTGATGTTTTAAAAACAACTTTTCCGATGGGAAGTATGACGGGCGCTCCAAAGATTTCGGTGATGGAAATTGTTGAAAATCTTGAAGAAACCAAAAGAGGATTATATAGTGGGGCGGTTGGTTATTTTACACCTGAAGGCGATTTTGATTTTAATGTTGTAATCAGAAGTATTTTGTATAATGAGGAAAATAAATATGTTTCTTTTTCGGTTGGAAGTGCTATAACATCGCTTTCAATTCCAGAAAAAGAATATGAAGAATGTTTGCTCAAAGCCAAAGCAATGCACGAAGTTTTGCAGTAA
- the tilS gene encoding tRNA lysidine(34) synthetase TilS: MFSKFQNHIVSRFPLLAQKKLFLAVSGGLDSMVLLHLLHRLPCEIAVLHCNFQLRGVESFGDQEFIQNYCDQHHIPIFTTHFDTEAFAKDYKLSTQVAARELRYSWFYELLEEENFDYILTAHHADDNLETFIINLTRGTGLEGLTGIPEQNDKIIRPLLPFSREEILKYAEENKIEWREDSSNASTKYLRNKIRHNLIPVLKEINPNFLDAFQKTQSFLQESKEMVEDASIMVYQQVAKEAGDDIHFDLNQLKKLPNYKSYLYQWLNEFGFSAWNDVYDLVEGQSGKQVFSEEFRLLKNRETLILSPLSEILENEEYEIHENDTEVNFPIKLSLCNVGHTTFDSNRVIFVDVDKIRFPLILRKWKEGDVFQPFGMRGKSKKVSKLFKDEKLSLIEKEKTWILCSENEIIWVVGIRQDERFKIEKTTNKILKIELQ, from the coding sequence ATGTTTTCAAAATTTCAAAATCATATCGTTTCAAGATTTCCCCTTTTAGCCCAGAAAAAGCTTTTTCTGGCTGTAAGTGGCGGATTAGATAGCATGGTTTTGCTACATTTATTGCATAGACTGCCTTGTGAAATTGCAGTTTTGCATTGCAATTTTCAGCTTCGCGGTGTGGAAAGTTTTGGAGATCAGGAATTTATTCAGAACTATTGCGATCAGCATCATATCCCAATTTTTACCACTCATTTTGATACCGAGGCATTTGCTAAAGATTATAAACTATCAACACAAGTCGCGGCGAGAGAACTTCGCTACAGTTGGTTTTATGAACTTTTGGAAGAAGAAAACTTTGATTATATCCTAACAGCACATCATGCCGACGATAATCTGGAGACTTTTATTATCAACCTAACACGCGGAACAGGATTGGAAGGTTTAACTGGAATTCCAGAGCAAAATGATAAAATAATTCGTCCATTGCTTCCTTTTTCAAGAGAAGAAATTTTAAAATATGCTGAAGAAAATAAAATAGAATGGCGAGAAGACAGCAGTAATGCTTCGACAAAATATCTCAGAAATAAGATTCGTCATAATTTAATTCCGGTTTTAAAAGAAATCAATCCTAATTTTCTAGATGCTTTTCAGAAAACACAATCTTTTCTTCAAGAATCAAAAGAAATGGTTGAAGACGCATCGATTATGGTGTATCAGCAAGTGGCAAAAGAAGCTGGAGATGATATTCATTTTGATTTAAATCAGTTAAAAAAACTTCCAAATTATAAATCTTATCTCTACCAATGGCTAAATGAATTTGGTTTTTCTGCCTGGAATGATGTTTATGATTTGGTTGAAGGACAATCAGGGAAACAAGTTTTTTCAGAGGAATTTAGATTACTGAAAAACAGAGAAACGCTTATTTTAAGTCCGCTTTCTGAAATCTTAGAAAACGAGGAATATGAGATTCATGAAAACGATACAGAAGTTAATTTTCCCATAAAATTAAGTCTTTGTAACGTAGGTCACACAACATTCGATTCAAATAGAGTTATATTTGTGGACGTCGATAAAATCCGCTTCCCCTTAATTTTGCGTAAATGGAAAGAAGGAGATGTTTTTCAGCCTTTTGGAATGAGAGGAAAATCTAAAAAAGTAAGCAAGCTTTTTAAAGACGAAAAATTATCATTGATCGAAAAAGAAAAAACTTGGATTTTATGTTCTGAAAATGAAATAATCTGGGTTGTCGGAATAAGACAGGACGAACGTTTTAAAATAGAGAAAACCACAAATAAAATACTAAAAATAGAATTACAATAA
- a CDS encoding protein-disulfide reductase DsbD family protein, which yields MNFTRNLQTNLSKNVWTKSILLFVFFFAFAKGNAQILEPVKWTSKMEKKGNNAVLIFDGTIEKDWHMYSQFTPDGGPLALEITFKNQKGNYELVGKAKEGKTRTAFNDVFGVDETFFEGKAHIEQEIKIINPNLKTVDVDFDFQVCKEVCINSSKKFSIAVPSTFKMEDVPVVTEAKADETKIVGLAVDTVKKEEAIQPKVETTAETEKAEIPAPAPSRSLWSIFFIAFLSGFAALLTPCVFPMIPMTVSFFTKQSKSRAKGIRNAIIYGFSIIAIYVILGLIVTKIFGADALNALSTDVWFNLVFFVILVVFATSFLGAFEIMLPNSWANKADQQADKGGLIGILFMALALAIVSFSCTGPIVGTLLVEAASNGGIAPIVGMLGFSLALALPFMLFAMFPGWLNSLPKSGGWLNTVKVVLGFLELALAFKFLSNADLVLQLHFLEREVFIAIWIAIFGALTLYLFGKITLPHDSPTNHISVGRLYLGLLTFVFTMYLIPGLWGAPLKLISAFPPPPQYSESPFGVGGSGNGAGSSESIKGLPEGAELGPHGIMVFHDYEDGLAYAKEINKPIMLDFTGYACVNCRKMENNVWSEPAILPILKNDVVLISLYVDDKRELPKEEQFTTAVGDKIITVGDKWTDFMISKYKTNTQPLYVITDLEGNNMNTSKPTISYVSANEYLEWLKEGISNFK from the coding sequence ATGAACTTTACTCGAAATCTTCAGACAAATTTGTCAAAAAATGTTTGGACTAAATCCATTTTACTTTTCGTATTTTTCTTTGCTTTTGCAAAAGGGAATGCACAAATATTAGAGCCGGTAAAATGGACTTCTAAAATGGAGAAAAAAGGAAACAATGCCGTTTTGATTTTTGATGGAACAATCGAAAAAGACTGGCATATGTATTCGCAGTTTACCCCAGACGGCGGACCTTTGGCTTTAGAAATAACTTTTAAAAATCAAAAAGGAAACTACGAATTAGTTGGAAAAGCAAAAGAAGGCAAAACTAGAACAGCTTTTAACGATGTTTTTGGTGTAGATGAAACTTTTTTTGAAGGAAAAGCACACATTGAACAAGAAATAAAAATTATAAACCCGAATTTAAAAACGGTTGATGTAGATTTTGATTTTCAGGTTTGTAAAGAAGTTTGTATCAATTCTAGCAAGAAATTCTCGATTGCTGTTCCTTCCACTTTCAAAATGGAGGATGTTCCAGTTGTAACAGAAGCTAAAGCAGATGAAACAAAAATAGTGGGACTAGCAGTTGATACCGTTAAAAAAGAAGAAGCTATACAACCAAAAGTTGAGACAACGGCTGAAACTGAAAAAGCAGAAATTCCTGCTCCAGCGCCTTCAAGAAGTTTGTGGTCAATCTTTTTTATCGCCTTTTTATCAGGATTTGCGGCATTGTTAACACCTTGCGTTTTCCCAATGATCCCGATGACAGTAAGTTTCTTTACAAAACAAAGTAAAAGCCGTGCAAAAGGAATTAGAAATGCAATTATCTACGGATTTTCAATCATTGCTATTTACGTAATTTTAGGTCTTATTGTAACTAAAATATTTGGTGCCGATGCCTTAAATGCTTTGTCTACAGATGTTTGGTTTAACCTTGTTTTCTTTGTAATCTTAGTTGTTTTTGCTACTTCATTTTTGGGTGCTTTCGAAATCATGCTTCCAAATTCATGGGCAAATAAAGCAGATCAGCAAGCAGATAAAGGTGGTTTAATCGGAATATTATTCATGGCTTTGGCTTTGGCGATTGTATCCTTTTCTTGTACAGGGCCAATTGTCGGAACGTTATTAGTTGAAGCGGCTTCAAATGGAGGAATTGCTCCAATTGTTGGAATGCTTGGATTCTCTTTAGCATTAGCGCTTCCGTTTATGTTATTTGCAATGTTCCCTGGATGGTTAAATTCTTTACCAAAATCTGGAGGTTGGTTAAATACTGTAAAAGTGGTTCTTGGATTTTTAGAATTAGCTTTAGCATTCAAATTCTTATCAAATGCCGATTTGGTTTTACAGTTGCATTTCTTAGAAAGAGAAGTTTTCATCGCAATCTGGATTGCCATTTTTGGAGCTTTGACTTTATATTTATTTGGAAAAATTACATTGCCTCACGATAGCCCGACAAATCATATTTCTGTTGGAAGATTATATTTAGGATTATTGACATTTGTTTTTACAATGTATTTAATTCCTGGACTTTGGGGAGCGCCTTTAAAATTAATCAGCGCATTCCCGCCGCCTCCGCAATATAGCGAAAGTCCGTTTGGAGTTGGAGGTTCAGGAAACGGAGCAGGTTCTTCAGAATCTATCAAAGGACTTCCAGAGGGAGCTGAATTAGGCCCACACGGAATTATGGTTTTCCATGATTATGAAGATGGTTTGGCTTATGCAAAAGAAATCAATAAGCCAATTATGCTTGATTTTACAGGCTATGCTTGTGTAAATTGCAGAAAAATGGAGAATAATGTTTGGTCAGAACCAGCAATTTTGCCAATCCTTAAAAATGATGTGGTTTTAATTTCTCTTTACGTTGACGATAAACGTGAATTGCCAAAAGAAGAGCAATTTACAACTGCTGTAGGAGATAAAATTATTACTGTTGGTGATAAATGGACCGATTTTATGATCTCAAAATATAAAACCAATACACAGCCTTTATATGTTATTACCGATTTGGAAGGAAATAATATGAATACTTCTAAACCAACAATAAGCTACGTAAGTGCTAACGAGTATTTAGAATGGCTGAAAGAAGGAATTTCGAATTTTAAATAA
- a CDS encoding ammonium transporter: MRKIILSVILITILVLTFISNFIIADNPIPAEAVKFDTGDTAWMIVATAFVLLMTPGLGFFYGGMVGKKNVISTMLQSFMAMVIVTILWTVVAFGLAFGPTIGGIIGNPSENLFFAGVGTNTAWSLAPTIPFILFALFQAKFAIITPALITGAFAERVRFWAYLLFMVLFILLIYAPLAHMTWHPDGVFFKMGVLDFAGGTVVHMSAGWAALAGAMFLGKRKVQKVNPARITYVLLGTGLLWFGWFGFNAGSALGANGLAAQALGTTTVAAAAAAMAWVFLDKILGHKLSALGACIGAVVGLVAITPAAGFVSIPHAIFIGLFSAIVSNIVVSKFPKGKIDDALDVFACHGVGGMVGMLLTGVFASKAINPAVGDNQGLIFGTPNLFINQLTALVIVSIFAFVASYALFFIVNKITPLRVTEEKEELGLDISQHGEFL, from the coding sequence ATGCGAAAAATTATTTTAAGTGTGATTCTTATCACGATTTTGGTACTAACCTTTATTTCAAATTTTATTATTGCAGACAACCCAATTCCTGCAGAAGCTGTAAAATTTGATACTGGAGATACTGCTTGGATGATCGTTGCAACTGCTTTTGTATTGTTAATGACACCTGGATTAGGATTTTTCTACGGAGGTATGGTAGGTAAGAAAAACGTAATTAGCACTATGCTTCAAAGTTTTATGGCAATGGTAATTGTTACTATCCTATGGACCGTTGTTGCTTTTGGATTGGCTTTTGGACCAACAATTGGAGGAATTATCGGAAACCCATCTGAGAATTTGTTCTTTGCAGGAGTTGGAACTAATACGGCCTGGAGCCTTGCACCAACAATTCCATTTATATTATTCGCATTATTTCAGGCAAAATTCGCCATTATCACTCCTGCGTTAATTACAGGTGCTTTTGCAGAACGTGTACGTTTCTGGGCTTATTTGCTATTCATGGTTTTATTCATATTATTGATATATGCTCCACTTGCTCACATGACATGGCATCCTGACGGAGTTTTCTTCAAGATGGGAGTTCTTGACTTCGCTGGAGGAACTGTAGTACACATGAGTGCTGGATGGGCTGCATTGGCTGGAGCTATGTTCTTAGGAAAAAGAAAAGTTCAAAAAGTTAATCCTGCTAGAATTACTTATGTATTATTAGGAACAGGTTTACTTTGGTTCGGATGGTTTGGTTTCAACGCTGGATCTGCTTTAGGAGCTAATGGTCTTGCTGCTCAAGCTCTAGGAACTACTACTGTTGCCGCTGCTGCCGCTGCAATGGCTTGGGTTTTCCTTGATAAAATTTTAGGACACAAATTATCTGCTCTTGGCGCTTGTATCGGAGCTGTTGTAGGTCTAGTTGCCATTACACCTGCTGCTGGGTTTGTTAGCATCCCTCACGCAATCTTTATCGGATTATTCTCTGCAATTGTAAGTAACATTGTAGTAAGCAAATTCCCTAAAGGAAAAATCGACGATGCGCTAGATGTATTTGCTTGTCATGGTGTTGGTGGTATGGTAGGAATGCTTTTAACTGGTGTTTTCGCTTCAAAAGCAATCAACCCTGCAGTTGGAGATAATCAAGGTTTAATCTTCGGAACTCCAAATTTATTCATCAACCAATTGACTGCTTTAGTTATTGTTTCAATCTTTGCTTTTGTAGCTTCTTATGCTTTATTCTTCATCGTGAACAAAATTACTCCTCTAAGAGTTACTGAAGAAAAAGAAGAACTAGGATTAGACATCTCTCAACACGGAGAATTCTTATAA
- a CDS encoding Gfo/Idh/MocA family protein has translation MGNRSIKWGIVGLGNIASQFASDLVLIENAELTAVASRDLAKAEEFGGRFNALRMYNSYDLLFEDSEVEIVYIATPHNSHVELSIKALESGKDVLCEKPMALSYEDARRVIEASKKNNRFFMEAFWTRFIPSVQDVLQKIRNGIIGDVNYIKADFAFHGSETENKRLFDKELGGGALFDIGVYPLFLSYILLGYPKEIAAKAIKHKNDIDLQTSMILQYESAQSVLHASIVSESDMKAIISGTKGRIELNAPWFIADSYSLFINEEKEATFTLPALGKGYSHEIMECQNCILNNQIESKLWSHQNCLDLSRIVEEIKNQIGLSFA, from the coding sequence ATGGGAAACAGAAGTATTAAATGGGGAATAGTAGGATTAGGAAATATTGCAAGCCAATTTGCATCAGATTTAGTATTGATTGAAAATGCTGAGCTAACGGCAGTTGCTTCAAGAGATTTAGCTAAAGCGGAGGAATTTGGAGGGAGATTTAATGCTTTAAGAATGTACAATTCTTATGATTTACTTTTTGAAGATTCAGAAGTTGAAATCGTATACATTGCAACTCCTCATAATTCACACGTCGAATTGTCTATCAAAGCTTTAGAAAGTGGAAAAGATGTGCTTTGCGAAAAACCAATGGCTTTGTCTTATGAAGATGCTAGAAGAGTGATAGAAGCATCTAAAAAAAACAATAGATTTTTTATGGAAGCTTTTTGGACAAGATTTATTCCTTCTGTTCAAGATGTTCTTCAGAAAATTAGGAACGGAATAATAGGAGATGTAAATTATATAAAAGCCGATTTTGCCTTTCATGGAAGTGAAACCGAAAACAAAAGACTTTTTGATAAAGAATTAGGTGGTGGAGCTTTATTTGATATAGGTGTTTATCCTTTATTTCTGTCTTATATACTGTTAGGATATCCAAAAGAGATTGCCGCTAAAGCCATCAAACATAAAAATGATATTGATCTACAGACTTCGATGATTTTGCAATATGAATCGGCTCAATCGGTTTTGCATGCTTCGATAGTTTCTGAATCTGATATGAAAGCTATTATATCTGGAACAAAAGGACGAATAGAATTAAATGCTCCATGGTTTATTGCCGATAGCTATTCTCTATTTATAAATGAAGAAAAAGAAGCGACATTTACCTTACCAGCTTTAGGAAAAGGATATTCTCATGAAATTATGGAATGTCAAAATTGTATTTTAAATAATCAAATTGAAAGTAAACTTTGGTCACATCAGAATTGTTTGGATTTGAGTAGAATTGTGGAGGAAATTAAAAATCAAATTGGATTAAGTTTTGCTTAA
- a CDS encoding DUF1963 domain-containing protein: MDEIEKIKSQLVKKATGFKSGGFKPTNSISESWIGRVYLYNQNEEIPLDSKGEQMLPLFQLCFDNLPFIPEILKETKLITVFISKDLPMDLTSNGNNWVLREYKDTNKIVVKDLKNESSHIKPFPLSNKLIEEDYPLWEDPEIPEDISDKILQLEEEGVIDSYYDIIENNYCHKVGGYATYCQSGIYFGDDYEYVFQISSDEKANLNIVDSGNIYLAKNKKTAEWMYYIDFY; this comes from the coding sequence ATGGATGAAATAGAAAAAATAAAAAGCCAACTTGTAAAAAAAGCAACTGGATTCAAGTCTGGTGGTTTTAAACCCACTAATTCTATTTCTGAAAGTTGGATTGGAAGAGTTTATTTGTACAATCAAAATGAAGAAATTCCATTAGACAGTAAAGGGGAACAAATGTTACCTTTATTTCAATTGTGTTTTGATAATTTGCCTTTTATTCCAGAGATCTTAAAAGAAACAAAATTGATTACTGTTTTTATTTCCAAAGACTTACCAATGGATTTGACTTCTAATGGAAATAATTGGGTTTTACGTGAATACAAAGACACAAACAAAATTGTAGTTAAAGATTTAAAAAATGAAAGTTCTCACATTAAACCTTTTCCATTATCAAATAAATTAATAGAAGAAGATTATCCACTTTGGGAAGATCCCGAAATTCCAGAGGATATATCAGATAAAATACTTCAACTTGAAGAAGAAGGAGTTATAGATTCTTACTACGATATAATTGAAAACAATTACTGTCATAAAGTTGGGGGATATGCTACCTATTGTCAATCAGGAATATATTTTGGAGATGATTATGAATATGTTTTCCAAATATCTTCTGATGAAAAAGCTAATTTGAATATTGTAGACAGTGGTAATATATATTTAGCAAAAAATAAGAAAACCGCAGAATGGATGTATTATATTGACTTCTATTAA
- a CDS encoding YifB family Mg chelatase-like AAA ATPase, with protein sequence MLVKVYGSAVFGVEATTITVEVHMDKGIGYHLVGLPDNAIKESSFRIAAALKNNGFSFPGKKITVNMAPADLRKEGSSYDLTLAMGILVGSDQIKAPEIERYIIMGELSLDGSLQPIRGALPIAIKAKEEGYKGFFLPIQNVKEAAIVSGLDVYGVENLKEIIDFFAGKGTLEPTVIDTRAEFYKTLDFPEHDFSDVRGQESIKRCMEIAAAGGHNIILIGPPGAGKTMLAKRVPSILPPMTLREALETTKIHSVAGKLKEVGLMNQRPFRSPHHTISNVALVGGGSYPQPGEISMAHNGVLFLDELPEFKRDVLEVMRQPLEDREVTISRAKFTITYPSSFMLVASMNPSPSGFFNDPSMPNTSSPHEMQRYMSKISGPLLDRIDIHIEVTPVPFDKLSDERKAEGSVEIRKRVTAAREIQTKRFETVENVHYNAQMSSKLIREYCVLDEASKELLKTAMERLNLSARAYDRILKVSRTIADLDHSENIISSHIAEAIQYRSLDREGWLG encoded by the coding sequence ATGTTAGTAAAAGTTTACGGAAGTGCCGTTTTTGGAGTTGAAGCCACAACGATTACAGTTGAGGTTCATATGGATAAAGGAATTGGTTATCATTTAGTTGGACTTCCGGATAATGCTATAAAAGAAAGCAGTTTTAGAATTGCGGCCGCTTTAAAGAATAACGGATTTAGTTTTCCAGGGAAAAAAATTACAGTCAATATGGCGCCTGCCGACCTGAGAAAAGAAGGTTCTTCATATGATTTGACATTGGCAATGGGAATTTTGGTTGGTTCAGATCAGATAAAAGCTCCAGAAATTGAACGTTACATTATAATGGGAGAGCTTTCTCTTGACGGAAGTTTACAACCCATTCGCGGAGCTTTGCCAATTGCAATCAAAGCCAAAGAAGAGGGCTATAAAGGATTTTTTCTCCCGATTCAGAATGTAAAAGAAGCGGCTATCGTTTCGGGTTTAGATGTTTACGGAGTTGAAAATTTAAAAGAGATCATCGATTTTTTTGCTGGAAAAGGAACTCTAGAACCAACAGTTATCGATACAAGAGCGGAATTTTATAAAACTCTTGATTTTCCTGAACATGATTTTTCGGATGTCCGCGGACAAGAAAGCATCAAACGCTGTATGGAAATCGCAGCAGCGGGCGGACATAACATAATTTTGATTGGTCCACCGGGAGCAGGAAAAACGATGCTGGCCAAACGTGTTCCGAGTATTTTACCGCCAATGACTTTGCGTGAAGCTTTAGAAACTACCAAAATTCATAGCGTTGCAGGAAAATTAAAAGAAGTTGGACTGATGAATCAGAGGCCCTTTAGAAGTCCGCATCATACTATTTCTAATGTTGCTTTGGTTGGAGGAGGAAGTTACCCTCAGCCAGGAGAAATTTCGATGGCGCACAACGGTGTTTTGTTTTTAGATGAATTGCCAGAATTTAAACGTGATGTTTTAGAAGTAATGCGCCAGCCGTTAGAAGATCGCGAAGTGACAATTTCACGTGCCAAATTTACTATAACATATCCTTCGTCTTTTATGCTGGTGGCCAGTATGAATCCGAGTCCAAGCGGATTTTTTAATGATCCAAGTATGCCGAATACTTCTTCGCCACATGAAATGCAACGTTATATGAGTAAAATTTCCGGACCATTATTAGACCGAATTGATATTCATATAGAAGTTACTCCAGTTCCGTTTGATAAATTATCAGATGAGCGAAAAGCAGAAGGCAGTGTAGAAATTCGTAAACGAGTTACAGCAGCGAGGGAAATTCAAACGAAACGATTTGAAACGGTAGAAAATGTTCATTACAATGCTCAAATGAGCAGTAAGTTAATTAGAGAATACTGCGTTTTAGACGAAGCTTCAAAAGAATTGCTAAAAACTGCCATGGAAAGGCTCAATCTTTCTGCCAGAGCTTATGACAGAATTTTGAAAGTTTCGAGAACCATCGCCGATCTAGATCATTCAGAAAATATTATTTCGTCTCATATTGCTGAGGCAATTCAATATAGAAGTTTGGATAGAGAAGGGTGGCTAGGATAA
- a CDS encoding alpha/beta hydrolase, with the protein MNKFFALAFLLFSSTLIFSQKNKTKTIETSKPFVLGVIDEIQSKELNEKRILNIYLPEGYNTDEATKYPVIYLLDGSADEDFIHISGLVQFNSFEWINQVPKSIVVGIATVDRKRDFTFPTTIEKDKTRFPTTGHSDQFIAFIEKELQPFIEKKYKTNDSKTIIGQSLGGLLGTEILLKKPTLFNKYVIVSPSLWWNNGSLLDLDSEMLKENFNQQTDIYIAVGKEGLAPTAIPHVMEVDANLLAEKLKESKGKNVKTYFDYFPEENHGSILHTAVFNSFKFFNPKNNK; encoded by the coding sequence ATGAACAAATTTTTTGCTCTGGCCTTTTTACTTTTTTCTTCTACTTTAATATTCAGCCAAAAGAATAAAACGAAAACTATAGAAACTTCAAAGCCCTTTGTGTTGGGGGTTATCGATGAAATTCAATCGAAAGAATTAAACGAAAAAAGAATTCTAAATATTTATCTACCTGAGGGATATAATACAGATGAAGCCACAAAATATCCCGTAATTTATTTACTTGACGGATCGGCCGATGAAGATTTTATCCATATTTCTGGATTAGTGCAGTTTAATAGTTTTGAATGGATCAATCAGGTTCCGAAATCAATTGTGGTAGGCATTGCAACTGTGGACAGAAAAAGAGACTTCACCTTTCCTACTACTATCGAAAAAGATAAAACACGTTTTCCAACAACAGGCCATTCCGATCAGTTTATTGCTTTTATCGAAAAAGAATTACAGCCTTTTATTGAAAAAAAGTACAAAACAAATGATTCTAAAACCATTATAGGGCAATCTCTTGGCGGTTTATTAGGAACTGAAATCCTGCTTAAAAAGCCAACTCTTTTTAACAAATACGTTATTGTAAGTCCGAGTTTATGGTGGAATAATGGCTCTCTGCTTGATTTGGATTCTGAAATGCTGAAAGAAAATTTCAATCAGCAAACAGATATTTATATTGCGGTCGGCAAAGAAGGATTAGCTCCAACAGCAATTCCTCATGTTATGGAAGTTGATGCCAATTTATTGGCAGAAAAACTAAAAGAATCTAAAGGTAAAAACGTAAAAACCTATTTCGATTATTTCCCCGAAGAAAATCATGGATCGATTCTGCATACAGCCGTTTTTAATTCTTTCAAGTTTTTCAACCCAAAAAACAACAAATAG